A genome region from Streptomyces xanthophaeus includes the following:
- a CDS encoding oxidoreductase, producing MTSQTMTADAAGTWNLGDLKINRIGFGAMRLTQTGEAFADDAVPRDRGQAIGVLRRAVELGVNHIDTAAFYFSPLRSANELINTALAPYPEDLVITTKVGPGRDPSGAWREHATPALLRGQVEENLRQLGRDHLDVVNLRIVGTDSIAERFGALAELRDAGLIRHLGISNVTPEHLAEARAIAPVVCVQNMYGIGVRPDHDGFVRTCGEQGIAFVPFYSIAGTGRQAGASGAEREEVRAVARAHGASPAQVRLAWTLRRGPHVLAIPGTGDPDHLDANVAAGSLRLSEEDLAVLEAAHHS from the coding sequence CGCGGGCACCTGGAACCTCGGCGACCTGAAGATCAACCGGATCGGCTTCGGCGCGATGCGCCTGACGCAGACCGGCGAGGCGTTCGCGGACGACGCCGTGCCCCGGGACCGCGGCCAGGCGATCGGCGTGCTGCGCCGGGCGGTCGAGCTCGGGGTGAACCACATCGACACGGCCGCGTTCTACTTCTCGCCGCTGCGCTCCGCCAACGAGCTGATCAACACGGCGCTGGCCCCCTACCCGGAGGACCTCGTGATCACCACCAAGGTCGGGCCGGGCCGGGACCCGTCCGGCGCCTGGCGCGAACACGCCACCCCGGCTCTGCTGCGCGGCCAGGTCGAGGAGAACCTGCGCCAGCTCGGCCGCGACCACCTCGACGTGGTGAACCTGCGCATCGTCGGGACCGATTCCATCGCCGAGCGCTTCGGCGCGCTGGCCGAGCTCCGCGACGCGGGCCTCATCCGCCACCTCGGCATCTCCAACGTCACCCCCGAGCACCTCGCCGAGGCCCGGGCCATCGCGCCGGTGGTCTGCGTGCAGAACATGTACGGGATCGGGGTGCGGCCCGACCACGACGGGTTCGTGCGCACCTGCGGTGAGCAGGGCATCGCGTTCGTCCCCTTCTACTCCATCGCGGGGACCGGCCGGCAGGCGGGCGCGAGCGGAGCCGAGCGCGAGGAGGTGCGTGCCGTCGCCCGGGCGCACGGCGCGAGCCCGGCGCAGGTACGGCTGGCGTGGACGCTCCGGCGGGGACCGCACGTACTGGCCATTCCCGGCACGGGCGACCCGGACCACCTGGACGCGAACGTGGCCGCCGGGTCCCTGCGCCTGTCGGAGGAGGATCTGGCCGTCCTGGAGGCGGCGCACCACAGCTGA
- a CDS encoding NUDIX domain-containing protein encodes MDELVERVDDQDRVLGVVVTRRQAVREGWLHRVAVTVCRDGRGRILVHRRSEHVSRFPGLFEVEVGGAADVGESYEQAAARELTEELGIRVLPRLLFTFLNRSGSSPHWLGVHEVVVPDADAVVPDPDEVAWHSWLTELELRSALLEWCFTPDTHEAISRYLTFRTTQS; translated from the coding sequence GTGGACGAACTGGTGGAGCGTGTCGACGATCAAGATCGTGTGCTGGGGGTGGTGGTCACTCGCCGGCAGGCCGTCCGGGAGGGTTGGCTGCACCGGGTCGCCGTGACGGTGTGCCGTGATGGGCGTGGACGGATCCTCGTCCACCGGCGGTCGGAGCACGTATCGCGCTTCCCTGGGCTCTTCGAGGTCGAGGTCGGTGGCGCCGCCGATGTCGGCGAGTCCTATGAACAGGCCGCCGCGAGGGAGTTGACCGAAGAGCTGGGTATTCGTGTGCTGCCGCGCCTGCTGTTCACGTTCCTCAACCGCAGCGGTTCGAGCCCTCACTGGCTCGGCGTGCACGAAGTCGTAGTGCCGGATGCGGATGCCGTGGTCCCCGATCCCGATGAGGTCGCCTGGCACAGCTGGCTGACCGAGCTGGAGCTGCGGTCGGCCCTGCTGGAGTGGTGCTTCACCCCGGACACTCACGAAGCCATCAGCCGGTATCTCACGTTCCGGACCACGCAATCCTGA